Proteins encoded in a region of the Pseudochaenichthys georgianus chromosome 20, fPseGeo1.2, whole genome shotgun sequence genome:
- the pkia gene encoding cAMP-dependent protein kinase inhibitor alpha, producing MTDEEASYDDFIASRRTGRRNAIHIIPATSGAEGSADLSQSLAQLNIDKSGDEGENNKESQDSAAKEEEAKAEGS from the exons ATGACGGATGAGGAGGCGAGTTATGATGACTTCATCGCCTCTCGACGAACTGGCCGCAGGAACGCCATCCATATTATCCCAGCAACCTCTGGGGCTGAGGGCTCCGCTGACCTGTCACAGAGTCTGGCACAGCTCAACATCGACAAGTCAG GTGATGAGGGAGAAAACAATAAGGAGAGCCAGGACTCTGCAGCTAAAGAAGAGGAGGCGAAAGCTGAGGGCAGCTAA